The Coffea arabica cultivar ET-39 chromosome 8e, Coffea Arabica ET-39 HiFi, whole genome shotgun sequence genome window below encodes:
- the LOC113707013 gene encoding uncharacterized protein isoform X2 has product MESYQPATTEVPQQAQPQIQIYGSSNGEISPFWREKYERDAKKYWDIFYKLHQDKFFKDRHYLDKEWGYYFSGAGRKVILEVGCGVGNTIFPLVARYPDIFIHACDFSPRAVNLVKIFVLSAVSPEKMSIVLQNIRKVLKPSGCVLFRDYATGDLAQERFSCKEQKISENFYARGDGTRAFYFSDEYLTKLFSENGFHTEEHLLCCKQVENRSRDIVMNRRWVQAVFRMNGDDDDNLSCVETEQVKPQVKDLIPKIATNGLEVDISDGLACEMFGIESSSEEIIEVIIRDHMFKIKVLSREHQHTCKSTGLMLWESARLMASVLAANATIVAGKRVLELGCGCGGICSMLATGSADLVVATDGDAKALDLLTQNVASNLKASSSGRLITKRLEWGNEDDIESVKELNGKGFDVIIGTDVTYVREAISPLFKTAKELIAASQENEEDRRPALILCHLPRRVDEPSILAAASEYGFKLVDRWPKQNTTSSLQSIISSWFPEDRYEDYFPNKALSIMYFTT; this is encoded by the exons ATGGAGTCCTACCAACCAGCTACGACAGAGGTGCCACAACAGGCGCAGCCACAGATTCAAATATACGGTAGCTCAAATGGTGAAATTTCCCCATTCTGGAGAG AGAAGTACGAAAGAGATGCAAAGAAGTACTGGGATATATTCTACAAACTCCATCAAGATAAA TTCTTTAAGGACCGGCATTACTTGGACAAGGAATGGGGATATTACTTTTCT GGTGCTGGAAGAAAAGTCATTCTGGAG GTTGGCTGTGGGGTGGGGAACACTATCTTTCCTTTGGTTGCAAGATATCCAGATATATTTATCCATGCCTGTGATTTTTCACCACGTGCTGTGAACTTGGTCAAG ATATTTGTATTATCTGCAGTCTCCCCGGAAAAGATGTCCATAGTATTACAAAATATCAGAAAAGTTCTCAAG CCAAGTGGTTGCGTGTTGTTTCGTGACTATGCAACTGGTGACCTTGCTCAG GAAAGATTCtcttgcaaagaacagaagatCAGTGAGAACTTCTATGCTAGGGGTGATGGCACT AGGGCTTTCTACTTCTCTGACGAGTATCTGACAAAATTATTCAGCGAAAATGGATTTCATACTGAAGAACATCTATTATGCTGCAAACAAGTAGAAAACCGATCAAGAGATATAGTAATGAACCG GCGTTGGGTCCAAGCTGTATTTCGCATGAATGGGGATGATGATGACAATTTAAGCTGTGTTGAAACAGAGCAGGTAAAACCTCAGGTCAAAGATCTTATCCCGAAAATTGCTACAAATGGACTGGAAGTTGACATCTCTGATGGATTGGCTTGTGAAATGTTTGGCATAGAATCTTCTAGCGAAGAG ATTATTGAGGTCATTATAAGAGATCACATGTTCAAGATAAAAGTGCTTTCCAGGGAGCACCAACATACCTGCAAATCAACTGGGCTGATGCTATGGGAATCAGCTAGGCTCATGGCTTCTGTCCTTGCTGCAAATGCAACAATTGTTGCAGGAAAAAGGGTCTTAGAACTTGGGTGTGGCTGTGGGGGAATCTGCTCAATGCTGGCCACTGGATCTGCTGATCTCGTGGTTGCCACTGATGGAGATGCAAAAGCACTCGACTTGTTGACTCAAAATGTTGCTTCAAATCTCAAAGCATCGTCTTCTGGCAGGTTAATAACGAAAAGACTGGAGTGGGGAAATGAAGATGACATAGAAAGCGTCAAGGAGCTGAATGGCAAGGGATTTGATGTTATCATAGGCACTGATGTTACCTATGTCCGTGAAGCTATATCACCCTTGTTTAAAACAGCGAAGGAGTTGATTGCAGCCAGCCAGGAGAACGAAGAGGACAGAAGGCCTGCTTTAATTCTGTGTCATCTTCCTCGCAGAGTTGATGAACCATCTATTCTTGCAGCTGCTTCTGAGTATGGTTTCAAGCTAGTTGATAGGTGGCCTAAGCAAAACACAACAAGCTCACTTCAGAGCATTATTAGCTCTTGGTTCCCCGAAGACAGATATGAAGACTATTTTCCCAATAAAGCTCTCAGTATTATGTACTTCACGACATGA
- the LOC113707013 gene encoding uncharacterized protein isoform X1, with protein sequence MESYQPATTEVPQQAQPQIQIYGSSNGEISPFWREKYERDAKKYWDIFYKLHQDKFFKDRHYLDKEWGYYFSGAGRKVILEVGCGVGNTIFPLVARYPDIFIHACDFSPRAVNLVKKHKEFNEGQVNAFVCDLTVDDLSEQIPPSSVDVVTMIFVLSAVSPEKMSIVLQNIRKVLKPSGCVLFRDYATGDLAQERFSCKEQKISENFYARGDGTRAFYFSDEYLTKLFSENGFHTEEHLLCCKQVENRSRDIVMNRRWVQAVFRMNGDDDDNLSCVETEQVKPQVKDLIPKIATNGLEVDISDGLACEMFGIESSSEEIIEVIIRDHMFKIKVLSREHQHTCKSTGLMLWESARLMASVLAANATIVAGKRVLELGCGCGGICSMLATGSADLVVATDGDAKALDLLTQNVASNLKASSSGRLITKRLEWGNEDDIESVKELNGKGFDVIIGTDVTYVREAISPLFKTAKELIAASQENEEDRRPALILCHLPRRVDEPSILAAASEYGFKLVDRWPKQNTTSSLQSIISSWFPEDRYEDYFPNKALSIMYFTT encoded by the exons ATGGAGTCCTACCAACCAGCTACGACAGAGGTGCCACAACAGGCGCAGCCACAGATTCAAATATACGGTAGCTCAAATGGTGAAATTTCCCCATTCTGGAGAG AGAAGTACGAAAGAGATGCAAAGAAGTACTGGGATATATTCTACAAACTCCATCAAGATAAA TTCTTTAAGGACCGGCATTACTTGGACAAGGAATGGGGATATTACTTTTCT GGTGCTGGAAGAAAAGTCATTCTGGAG GTTGGCTGTGGGGTGGGGAACACTATCTTTCCTTTGGTTGCAAGATATCCAGATATATTTATCCATGCCTGTGATTTTTCACCACGTGCTGTGAACTTGGTCAAG AAGCATAAGGAGTTCAATGAGGGCCAAGTAAATGCTTTTGTGTGTGACCTAACTGTTGATGACCTGAGTGAACAGATCCCTCCATCTTCAGTTGATGTTGTTACCATG ATATTTGTATTATCTGCAGTCTCCCCGGAAAAGATGTCCATAGTATTACAAAATATCAGAAAAGTTCTCAAG CCAAGTGGTTGCGTGTTGTTTCGTGACTATGCAACTGGTGACCTTGCTCAG GAAAGATTCtcttgcaaagaacagaagatCAGTGAGAACTTCTATGCTAGGGGTGATGGCACT AGGGCTTTCTACTTCTCTGACGAGTATCTGACAAAATTATTCAGCGAAAATGGATTTCATACTGAAGAACATCTATTATGCTGCAAACAAGTAGAAAACCGATCAAGAGATATAGTAATGAACCG GCGTTGGGTCCAAGCTGTATTTCGCATGAATGGGGATGATGATGACAATTTAAGCTGTGTTGAAACAGAGCAGGTAAAACCTCAGGTCAAAGATCTTATCCCGAAAATTGCTACAAATGGACTGGAAGTTGACATCTCTGATGGATTGGCTTGTGAAATGTTTGGCATAGAATCTTCTAGCGAAGAG ATTATTGAGGTCATTATAAGAGATCACATGTTCAAGATAAAAGTGCTTTCCAGGGAGCACCAACATACCTGCAAATCAACTGGGCTGATGCTATGGGAATCAGCTAGGCTCATGGCTTCTGTCCTTGCTGCAAATGCAACAATTGTTGCAGGAAAAAGGGTCTTAGAACTTGGGTGTGGCTGTGGGGGAATCTGCTCAATGCTGGCCACTGGATCTGCTGATCTCGTGGTTGCCACTGATGGAGATGCAAAAGCACTCGACTTGTTGACTCAAAATGTTGCTTCAAATCTCAAAGCATCGTCTTCTGGCAGGTTAATAACGAAAAGACTGGAGTGGGGAAATGAAGATGACATAGAAAGCGTCAAGGAGCTGAATGGCAAGGGATTTGATGTTATCATAGGCACTGATGTTACCTATGTCCGTGAAGCTATATCACCCTTGTTTAAAACAGCGAAGGAGTTGATTGCAGCCAGCCAGGAGAACGAAGAGGACAGAAGGCCTGCTTTAATTCTGTGTCATCTTCCTCGCAGAGTTGATGAACCATCTATTCTTGCAGCTGCTTCTGAGTATGGTTTCAAGCTAGTTGATAGGTGGCCTAAGCAAAACACAACAAGCTCACTTCAGAGCATTATTAGCTCTTGGTTCCCCGAAGACAGATATGAAGACTATTTTCCCAATAAAGCTCTCAGTATTATGTACTTCACGACATGA
- the LOC140012918 gene encoding conserved oligomeric Golgi complex subunit 8-like — MTSSEVQSDDNSSPVASLLPLASASQQPYVSELLSFTLDRLHKEPELLRVDAERIRRQMQEVAVGNYRAFISSADALLSIKDEVSSIDKHLESLISEIPKLSSGCSEFVDSAEQILEKRKMNQTLLANHSTLLDLLEIPQLMDTCVRNGNYDEALDLEAYVAKLSTMHPKLPVIQALAAEVRQTTQSLLSQLLQKLRSNIQLPECLRIIGYLRRIGVFSEYEMRLQFLRCRETWLAGILDDFDQRNAYEYLKGMISCHRTHLFDVVNQYRAIFADDTSGSEENYDGGLLFSWAMHQISLHLKTLKIMLPKITEGGSLSNILEQCMYGAMGLGWVGLDFRGLLPPLFEEAVLNLFSKNMNTAVQNFQLVLDAHRWVPLPAVGFPSSTFGEESQEDVNPPPNLMEHPPLAVFVNGVSAAMNELRPCAPLSLKRILAQELVKGLQGVSDSLLRYNTTRMLRDNESILFLALCRAFLEVVFPHCAMCFGRCYPGGASLITDAKNLFDGITRLVINSPSRELPRSVPSVEGKNISENGNLPSLENGVVSTIERTASANLEEQQNNLTPQDGERITRRSSM; from the exons ATGACGTCGTCTGAAGTTCAATCAGACGACAACTCATCACCGGTCGCTAGTCTTCTCCCGCTGGCCTCCGCCTCGCAGCAGCCTTACGTCTCTGAACTCCTCTCTTTCACCCTCGACCGCCTCCACAAG GAGCCGGAGCTATTGAGAGTAGATGCGGAGAGGATACGGAGGCAGATGCAAGAGGTGGCGGTGGGGAACTACCGTGCTTTCATTTCTTCTGCTGATGCCTTGCTTTCTATTAAAGACGAAGTTTCCTCGATCGATAAACACCTCGAGTCTTTG ATATCTGAAATCCCAAAGTTATCGTCTGGTTGCTCTGAGTTCGTTGACTCTGCAGAACAAATATTggagaagaggaagatgaaccAAACTCTTCTGGCAAACCATAGTACTTTGCTTGACTTGCTTGAAATTCCTCAGCTGATGGACAC ATGTGTACGGAATGGCAACTATGATGAAGCTCTGGATTTAGAAGCATATGTTGCTAAGCTATCGACAATGCATCCAAA ATTACCAGTTATTCAGGCACTTGCTGCTGAAGTTCGGCAGACCACACAGTCTCTTCTTTCTCAACTCCTCCAAAAACTTAGATCAAACATTCAG TTACCAGAGTGTCTCCGTATCATTGGATACTTACGACGAATAGGAGTATTCAGCGAGTATGAAATGCGCCTACAG TTTCTCAGATGTCGTGAGACATGGCTTGCTGGAATTCTTGATGACTTTGACCAGAGAAATGCTTATGAATATTTAAAAGGGATGATAAGCTGTCATAGGACACATCTTTTTGATGTTGTTAACCAATACCGAGCCATCTTCGCTGATGATACATCAGGAAGTGAAGAAAACTATGATGGTGGACTTCTCTTTAGTTGGGCCATGCATCAAATATCCTTACACCTTAAAACTCTTAAGATCATGCTACCAAAGATAACTGAAGGAGGATCTTTGTCCAACATTTTGGAACAATGCATG TATGGTGCCATGGGATTGGGCTGGGTTGGATTGGATTTTCGAGGCTTACTTCCTCCACTCTTTGAAGA GGCAGTTCTCAATTTATTCTCCAAGAATATGAATACAGCCGTTCAGAATTTTCAG CTAGTACTTGATGCTCATCGCTGGGTCCCGCTACCAGCTGTTGGCTTTCCTTCCAGTACATTTGGTGAAGAAAGTCAGGAAGATGTTAATCCTCCTCCAAATTTAATGGAGCATCCACCTCTTGCTGTTTTTGTGAATG GTGTATCTGCAGCAATGAATGAATTGCGTCCCTGTGCTCCATTGAGTTTGAAGCGCATTCTTGCACAAGAATTAGTGAAGGGGTTGCAGGGTGTCTCTGATTCTCTATTGAGATACAACACAACCAGGATGCTCAGAGATAATGAGTCTATACTTTTCCTTGCACTCTGTAGAGCGTTTCTTGAG GTAGTTTTTCCACATTGTGCCATGTGCTTTGGCCGTTGTTACCCTGGTGGAGCCTCTTTGATAACAGATGCCAAGAATTTATTTGATGGAATAACCCGCCTAGTAATAAACTCTCCATCAAGAGAACTTCCAAGATCTGTTCCAAGTGTAGAGGGAAAGAATATATCTGAAAATGGAAATCTGCCTTCCTTGGAGAATGGAGTAGTGTCTACTATTGAGCGGACTGCAAGTGCAAACCTAGAGGAACAACAGAACAACCTCACGCCACAAGATGGGGAAAGGATCACCAGAAGATCAAGCATGT